In Phaseolus vulgaris cultivar G19833 chromosome 10, P. vulgaris v2.0, whole genome shotgun sequence, a single genomic region encodes these proteins:
- the LOC137817897 gene encoding uncharacterized protein, with amino-acid sequence MYPHLATGETPYNLTYGTDVMQLVEVEESTIRRGLHDLKINEECLRTELDLLQGSRDKAKIREEACKRIIARRYNSKTKPRVFQEGDLVWRMKGKAHKVPAEGKFNANWEGPFKVR; translated from the coding sequence ATGTACCCCCATTTGGCAACTGGGGAAACCCCGTACAACCTCACTTACGGCACAGATGTCATGCAGCTAGTGGAAGTCGAAGAGTCGACAATCCGAAGAGGACTCCATGATCTGAAGATAAATGAAGAATGTCTAAGAACGGAGTTGGACTTACTCCAGGGGTCACGTGACAAGGCCAAGATAAGAGAAGAAGCTTGCAAACGGATAATCGCAAGAAGATACAATTCAAAGACTAAACCTAGAGTGTTCCAAGAGGGAGATCTGGTTTGGAGGATGAAGGGAAAAGCTCACAAGGTCCCGGCAGAAGGAAAGTTCAATGCAAATTGGGAAGGCCCCTTCAAAGTCAGATAA
- the LOC137817898 gene encoding uncharacterized protein produces MEEALNVDLLKAPSITPTPQSADQTKHCRYHRNFGHTTEDCWALKDKIEELIQVGHLRCCVQTSQDGKIEANAGKKQEVRRNTSKSERRGREGRDRQRTMLVRGVINTIARGFVGGSTTLSSWKRHLRAVSSVYSISRGNKRDLPPMFFTNAYFKNINPRHDDPMVVTIEVANFVIMKTLIDQGSSVDILYWKTLRKMGISDDDIVRYDEEIIGFAGQRVNTKGYIDLETKFGEGNRDCRIIKIWYLLVDAESSYNILIGRSSLNKLGAIVSTPHLAMKFPADNPSRPIKKLQENVTQQA; encoded by the coding sequence ATGGAAGAAGCCCTCAATGTCGATCTTCTTAAAGCACCAAGCATAACTCCCACTCCGCAGAGTGCGGATCAGACCAAGCATTGTCGGTACCACCGTAATTTTGGGCATACAACGGAAGACTGTTGGGCCCTAAAAGACAAGATTGAAGAACTCATACAAGTAGGACATTTGCGATGTTGCGTCCAAACAAGCCAAGATGGGAAAATCGAAGCAAATGCCGGAAAGAAGCAAGAGGTACGTAGGAACACCTCAAAGAGCGAGCGACGAGGCCGAGAAGGAAGAGACCGCCAACGAACCATGCTTGTACGAGGGGTGATAAACACGATTGCCAGAGGTTTCGTAGGAGGAAGTACAACATTATCCTCCTGGAAAAGGCACCTCCGAGCAGTCAGCTCTGTCTACTCCATTAGCAGGGGCAACAAGAGAGACCTGCCTCCTATGTTTTTCACAAACGCATACTTCAAAAACATAAACCCAAGACACGACGATCCCATGGTGGTCACTATTGAAGTAGCCAACTTTGTAATCATGAAAACATTGATAGACCAAGGAAGTTCAGTGGATATCTTGTATTGGAAAACCTTAAGGAAGATGGGGATATCAGACGACGACATCGTTCGTTATGATGAGGAAATCATTGGCTTCGCGGGACAGAGGGTCAACACCAAGGGGTACATTGACTTAGAAACTAAGTTCGGAGAAGGAAACCGGGACTGTAGAATAATCAAGATCTGGTACCTGCTAGTCGACGCTGAATCGTCCTACAATATCTTGATCGGACGGTCCTCTCTCAATAAATTGGGGGCTATAGTCTCAACTCCTCACCTGGCCATGAAGTTCCCGGCCGACAACCCAAGTCGGCCGATCAAAAAACTGCAAGAGAATGTTACGCAGCAAGCCTGA